One window of the Corynebacterium glutamicum ATCC 13032 genome contains the following:
- the dapB gene encoding 4-hydroxy-tetrahydrodipicolinate reductase — MGIKVGVLGAKGRVGQTIVAAVNESDDLELVAEIGVDDDLSLLVDNGAEVVVDFTTPNAVMGNLEFCINNGISAVVGTTGFDDARLEQVRDWLEGKDNVGVLIAPNFAISAVLTMVFSKQAARFFESAEVIELHHPNKLDAPSGTAIHTAQGIAAARKEAGMDAQPDATEQALEGSRGASVDGIPVHAVRMSGMVAHEQVIFGTQGQTLTIKQDSYDRNSFAPGVLVGVRNIAQHPGLVVGLEHYLGL; from the coding sequence ATGGGAATCAAGGTTGGCGTTCTCGGAGCCAAAGGCCGTGTTGGTCAAACTATTGTGGCAGCAGTCAATGAGTCCGACGATCTGGAGCTTGTTGCAGAGATCGGCGTCGACGATGATTTGAGCCTTCTGGTAGACAACGGCGCTGAAGTTGTCGTTGACTTCACCACTCCTAACGCTGTGATGGGCAACCTGGAGTTCTGCATCAACAACGGCATTTCTGCGGTTGTTGGAACCACGGGCTTCGATGATGCTCGTTTGGAGCAGGTTCGCGACTGGCTTGAAGGAAAAGACAATGTCGGTGTTCTGATCGCACCTAACTTTGCTATCTCTGCGGTGTTGACCATGGTCTTTTCCAAGCAGGCTGCCCGCTTCTTCGAATCAGCTGAAGTTATTGAGCTGCACCACCCCAACAAGCTGGATGCACCTTCAGGCACCGCGATCCACACTGCTCAGGGCATTGCTGCGGCACGCAAAGAAGCAGGCATGGACGCACAGCCAGATGCGACCGAGCAGGCACTTGAGGGTTCCCGTGGCGCAAGCGTAGATGGAATCCCGGTTCATGCAGTCCGCATGTCCGGCATGGTTGCTCACGAGCAAGTTATCTTTGGCACCCAGGGTCAGACCTTGACCATCAAGCAGGACTCCTATGATCGCAACTCATTTGCACCAGGTGTCTTGGTGGGTGTGCGCAACATTGCACAGCACCCAGGCCTAGTCGTAGGACTTGAGCATTACCTAGGCCTGTAA
- a CDS encoding AMIN-like domain-containing (lipo)protein, with product MRLKLPFTARSAGSSLALVVSASLLLSACDGSGSTPTTSASPAPVVTETETANPVTTTRTPSDAAPSPTTSEPTGSESTNSPSPTALPPLGSPSMDQKQQAQVGDSDMSIAGIRVAEHETFTRVVFDIAGNGQPGWWVDWATDPIQQASGLPVEMAGDSFLNVNIQGTGYPDQVVVPGIDTGSYPGAGIVEDINFTSIFEARSQVLIGVSGQPRNYSVSLLQEPTRLVVDIVH from the coding sequence ATGAGACTTAAGTTGCCCTTCACCGCCCGTTCCGCAGGTAGTTCCTTGGCGCTTGTGGTTTCCGCCTCTTTACTTTTAAGTGCTTGTGATGGAAGCGGCTCAACGCCTACAACCTCTGCTAGTCCTGCTCCAGTTGTGACAGAAACTGAAACCGCTAACCCGGTCACCACAACTCGCACGCCTTCAGATGCTGCCCCGTCGCCTACCACTTCAGAGCCCACTGGTTCAGAGTCCACCAACTCCCCTTCCCCCACTGCTTTGCCGCCGTTGGGTTCCCCGTCGATGGATCAGAAGCAGCAGGCTCAAGTTGGTGACTCCGATATGTCGATCGCTGGCATCCGCGTTGCCGAGCACGAAACGTTCACACGAGTTGTTTTTGATATCGCCGGTAATGGCCAACCTGGTTGGTGGGTCGATTGGGCCACTGATCCAATTCAGCAGGCGTCAGGTCTTCCAGTTGAGATGGCTGGTGATTCCTTCCTCAACGTCAATATTCAAGGCACTGGATATCCTGATCAGGTTGTCGTTCCAGGTATCGATACCGGATCATATCCTGGTGCAGGCATTGTTGAAGACATCAACTTCACCAGTATTTTTGAAGCCCGTTCCCAAGTTCTCATTGGTGTATCTGGTCAACCCCGAAATTACTCGGTCTCATTGCTGCAGGAACCAACCAGGCTTGTGGTGGACATCGTTCACTAG